A window of Gambusia affinis linkage group LG03, SWU_Gaff_1.0, whole genome shotgun sequence genomic DNA:
ACTACAGAACTTCACTTGAAGTTCAGTCGATTAGTTCTCTTGCTAGTCAGAAAGCACGAGGTCGAGTGGAGACAGCTTCTAGAGAAATCACTGTTATCACTGTTTTGCAGCATATTTTCAACACAATATTTGAGAGAAATGGAGAAACAGATGAAGGAATTCCTCAAAGAGGAAACTAAATGCCAGGAAGACGGACTGAAGAACAGTCTAAATCAGGATGCCCGTAATTCTTTTGAGGAGGAGGTTAACAGACTGAAGACTCTCTTGCATGGAGAAAGAGCCAAATTCATCGAGGAGCACCAGAGAGCAAATGATTTGGAAGAGGAACTGCGCAgtgtaaaacagaaactggaaaaatatgagcttaatggaaacaacttTGACAGATGCAGTGAGGCAAAAAATGGAACGAATGAActtcaaatggaaaataagGCCCTCCAAGAAGTTCTCGCCAAACTTGAAACTGACATGACTAATCTAGCAGAACAGGTGGGTACGTTACAGGAAGAGCTGGaggtagaaaaaacaaagacaaacaagagTTTTTTTCAGATCCTTAAAGGTCAAACTCCAGCTCAGACAACAGAAATGAAGAAGGCCTTGTCACTGCTGAGGAAGACGTCTGAAGAGAAGGAGAGGCATCTGACAGAAGAGCTGAAAAAGATGACCAATTCCTACCAAGACTTACTATCGAACCATGATACTTCTGTTAAAGCCCTGGGACAAAAGGTGGAGACATTGCAGATGAAGCTGAGTGAGAATGAAGAAGCTCATGCTAAGGTTTTGAAAATCAACCAGATGCTATATTCAGATTTGGAATCGGAAAATGAGGCACTTCATGGACGATTGTCATCTCTGCAAAACgccagcagagagaaagagacttCTCTCCAGAGAGAACTGGAtcaaatgaaagaggaaaacatggaaTTGACCAAAAAATTCAAGACAGATGTTTTAACACTTAAAACACGGATATGTTCACTGGAGCGGGAGCTGAAAGATGACAAAGAAGCTCACGATGAGATGGCGAACATTAACAAACTGCTTTATGCAGAATTGCAGATGGAGAATGAAACGCTTCATCAAAAAATGGCTGCAACGCGAGATGCTtccaaagagacagagagatgcATCCAGAAAGAGCTGGACCAAGTCAAAGATGCGACTCTGGAAATGGTCCAAAAATTCGAAATTGATATTTTAGCCCTTAGGGAGAAAATACAAACGATGGAGCAGGAACATAGAGATGAAAGATATCGACATGCCGAGGTTGAGATAAGGAACGGGAAGAGGGCAAAATTCCTCCACGCTGAGAAGAACCTGCTGCAAAAGGAGCTGGACGAAGTTAAACGGAAGCTCTTCTTAAACgaagtaaaatataaagaagaaCTGGATGCATTAACTGCTGAATTTGAACGGCAAATTGCACACAATCGCCAGATCTCAGAGGAGCTAAAAAAGAAGGATCAGGAGATTGCAGAGGCAAAGGCTCCCCCACCAGTGAAGAAGTCGTTAGTGAAAAAGTTTCGCCATGCTCTGGGTttgagaaaaccagaaaaatggaagagacagaaggaagaaaatgtgttaCACTGTTCATGTTAAGGGTCAAAACCATGAGTCTTCTCAAAATAATGGATAGATGAAGATTTGGAAAGAGTGAGCCAAGAACTGATTGGAGAATTAGAGGTGTGGTCTGGATGTGACCCTCCTCCTGATCTTAAGTTAATTTATTGACTTCAATTCACCAGCACAGACCACAACACAAAGATATAAGTTTAAAGATTTAGAAAAGAAGGCATgatgcacagtggcgcagttggtagaactgttgccttgcagaaagaaggttctgggttcaattccaggccttttttctgcatggagtttgcatgttctccctgtgcaggtgtgggttctctccgggtgctccggcttccccccacagtccaaaaacatgttaggttaattggtctctctaaattctccttaggtctctgtgtttgtgtggataTGATTGTCTCTGTGATgcactggcaacctgtccagggtgtacacAGCCTCTCGCCCGTTGACcactggagatgggcaccagcacagATCTCAATGGGATaaaggtgtaagaaaataaatggatgggACGAAGGGATGAAATTAGATAAATCCATATAATTAGAGGTGTGGTCTGGATGTGACCCTCCTCCTGAACATAAGTTAACATATTGACTTCAATTCACCAGCACAGACCACAACACAAAGATATAAGTTTAAAGATTTAGAAAAGAAGGCATgatgcacagtggcacagttggtagaactgttgccttgcagaaagaaggttctgggttcaattccaggccttttttctgcatggagtttgcatgttctccctgtgcaggtgtgggttctctccgggtgctccggcttccccccacagtccaaaaacatgagtgtcaggttaattggtttctctaaattctccttaggtcggtgtgtgtgcatgattgtttgtcATGTTAGAAGGGGATGAAAGGATGAAGAGATAGAAGGATGAAGGGACGATTTAAACCCTAGTGGTGTtctggacttctgtgctcgtcattaATTATCCGTGACATCATGTTCAATCATAAGGGTTGAACATGATGTCATGTGCTCTTGACAACAGGTCCCCAGGCTGCAGTTGACTGACTTTTTTGTGGTCTCATTTGATTCGTGGCTGCAGGTCTTGGACAATTGGAGCATTGCCAAACAGAAATTATGCCAACACCTTAACAAACCATAAAGCAATTGTACAAACTTTAAATTgaccaccaaaacaaaaaaagaaaggtgaatataatttcatagctaaacttcctcttcctccattttgCAGAGAGCTTGATGGTGTTTTTCAAAAAACTCAACATGATTTTGAGGTTGGAAGCCATATAATTGATAGTATAACACTTGTCTTACTACTCAGACTTAATATCAGGAAAtagttttattctctttcttgACTTCCATGAGCGATATTGTCACGAGAACGTCGACTGACACTGACTTGCGCCATTCAGCTTGTTAAAATGAGCGTATGAggtaaaattagccaaaatgctaacgtTTTGGCTAAACTTTAGCATTAGCCAAGACATTTCgcattttggctaatattaACCAGAATGCTAATTGCTAATTAgctaaattagcatttagctcatttttgttaatgctaattttagctaaatttagcattagctaattTTGCTAATGCTAAGATTACCTAAATTGCATTTAGCTAATATTTGCTAATGCTAAGATTAGCTAAATTGCATTTAGCTAATATTTGCTAATGCTAAGATTAGCTAAATTTAGCTTTATCTTTATCAATTTAGCTAAATACTAACGTATGCTAAAAtgcacattagcattttggcttacattagccaaaatgctaacataAGCCTAAATGTTGTCAGTAGCATTAGGGGCATCGCTAACTGTCCATGAAtaacttactccattcagtccactaaacatggctaataagtaagaaaataggtTATAGCTTATTTAGGCTaacaagctaatgctaacaaactGCCTAAGCTTTGCTAAATAGTAGTCAATAGtgtgtggaaagtcacaagcatcttcactaacatggacttgcaccattcaggATGATAAAGTGAATGTATCTgctaaaaatagccaaaatgctaatgttagcgtgaatgctgtcagtagcatgtcaGGCATCACTAGCGTGTTGTTTgtactttacttactccattcagcatactaaacatggctaataaatcagaaatataggtaatagcttatttaagctaaaaggctaatgcaaatgaactgccttgttttgctaggcagctccctaacctgagaaaaaaagataattcagaataatattattgcatcaCCTGCAGCAGTGTACTAACTTGAGGACGATactgaggcttttattttgaaattttcagtaagctttaTCTTAAATGGCCACACTAATTCAATGTGTAACAGTGctgtggataaaccagtcaaataaagccaaaaccagcaattacatgatgtaaaaattgtcaagtctttcattttgaaatttttgttaatcTTCATTACAAAGGTCCAAACTAATGCCATGTATAACAGTGATTGGGTTAAATCAGTACAATAacgctcaaaacacaagtagttctaaattgcagctcctcctctgtttccACTGATTCTCCACCTTAGAAATACAGtaatgcgtatttgtagtcctaagcagcaTTTTCAGTAAGCTTTATATTAAATCTTCAGTTCGCTACTCACCAACTCCCGGAGAGTGTGAAAACGTTGCAGGCCTGTTagaaaaaacattgagtttaaatCCCATGGGAAAACATTGAACAGAGGACAGCTACAGAAGTTCTCTCCAGGACTTCTGTAGCTGAACACGCTCTTCCAATatcctccctcctccttctctttcaACCAATCACGAGTTATGCTTCAGAAGCAGTATCTGTCAGTCTCTGACACCTGGGggccgttgctatggtaattaatGGTCAGTGCTCAAGTGACTCATCcaaatgtgtgtttatgctGCTGTGTTTCTCCTGAAAATGCATGACTGTACTCTGAAGCacattgacagaaaaccgtacgttgtataaaaaaaatcaaacacattttctcgGAGCAgacatgcgtatcaatgtcatgacagAGTTTCATACCAATAGCGCAACACACACTAATGGAGTTGGTTTTATGGGggtcttt
This region includes:
- the LOC122828183 gene encoding myosin-3-like produces the protein MEKQMKEFLKEETKCQEDGLKNSLNQDARNSFEEEVNRLKTLLHGERAKFIEEHQRANDLEEELRSVKQKLEKYELNGNNFDRCSEAKNGTNELQMENKALQEVLAKLETDMTNLAEQVGTLQEELEVEKTKTNKSFFQILKGQTPAQTTEMKKALSLLRKTSEEKERHLTEELKKMTNSYQDLLSNHDTSVKALGQKVETLQMKLSENEEAHAKVLKINQMLYSDLESENEALHGRLSSLQNASREKETSLQRELDQMKEENMELTKKFKTDVLTLKTRICSLERELKDDKEAHDEMANINKLLYAELQMENETLHQKMAATRDASKETERCIQKELDQVKDATLEMVQKFEIDILALREKIQTMEQEHRDERYRHAEVEIRNGKRAKFLHAEKNLLQKELDEVKRKLFLNEVKYKEELDALTAEFERQIAHNRQISEELKKKDQEIAEAKAPPPVKKSLVKKFRHALGLRKPEKWKRQKEENVLHCSC